One window of Xanthomonas sp. 10-10 genomic DNA carries:
- a CDS encoding TonB-dependent receptor, whose product MKTYRTVSTLPARSLLCCALAASLLSAAPAMAQSSNATLRGQVATSQAGTTVTATNVASGAVRRVTTGADGTYALVGLPPGTYKVEAGPGTEKTVTLSVASSVSLDLGGGGGEATAPAGDATTLDAVQVTATTLQEVKTSEVGTNISLKQINTVPQLTRNFLEFADTVPGMQFETDANGNSRIRGGAQASSAVNVYIDGVGQKSYLFGGVSGQQQSAGNPFPQLAIGEYKVITSNYKAEFDQVGSAAIVASTKSGGNEFHGEIFGRTTNTDFRARQADERAGAPNADGNKRQTHQDEYGMAFSGPIVKDKAHFFLSYEGKGFEVSANPVSVPDNFSSLRDDLPAGVQSRLGSVTRPFNEDLYFGKIDWDIGDNDRLELTAKYRDEESRDSVGDRNTAIAAKINLNTEERYDLRWQHFGENYVNEARVSYEDVLFNPTAYTIGSQTVYTRGIAEDDVLINDDATSGLAIQRKGQKGPSFQNDLTFNNIEWHGSHVIKMGVKYKEVELTQSENSAANPSFYYAVGDGAGTAPIPYQVRFNLPFAGAAPSVTTTSKQLGLYIQDDWDVNDKLQLNIGVRWDGEKIPSYLDNVTPPEVVAALNGPGTDPAVSATYAEQLAKGGVNVNDYISNGRNRKQDNNNFAPRLGFSYDFRGDESLVLFGGAGRSYDRNLFDIMGLEQVKSALSQYTIRFVESSGCTPAAGTCTNFNPSFVSNPDSLGGLVDARVRNGEIDLLNNDLKTPYSDQYSLGLRTRVGEWSNSATVSYIHSKDGLILTLGNRYPNGDFFQAGAQPWTQSPAGFGNLIIGNNGVETKTAQLLLSTDKAYTKESGWGLTAAYTFSRARGNRGNDDQYGFDAATIANYPFLDLNSVPRHRLVLTGIYDLFWGISASAKLTLATVAPRNEAVSYDLYGGPPSDNIRIVSVDAPGGKFIAGGDIFGTRQLDLSLSKDMHVTDALTVQVRGDLINALNFRNYDQYSIDWGDAGVYNPRVSINQYGAISTPPRTLFLSARIIW is encoded by the coding sequence ATGAAGACCTACCGCACCGTGTCCACCCTGCCGGCACGCAGCCTGTTGTGCTGCGCCCTCGCCGCTTCGTTGTTGTCCGCCGCTCCGGCGATGGCCCAGTCCAGCAATGCCACCTTGCGCGGACAGGTCGCCACATCCCAGGCAGGCACCACCGTGACCGCGACCAACGTCGCCAGCGGCGCAGTGCGACGGGTGACCACCGGTGCGGACGGTACCTATGCGCTGGTGGGCCTGCCGCCGGGCACCTACAAGGTGGAAGCCGGCCCGGGCACCGAGAAGACCGTGACCCTGTCGGTGGCCTCGTCGGTCAGCCTGGATCTGGGCGGCGGCGGCGGCGAAGCGACGGCTCCGGCCGGCGACGCCACCACGCTGGATGCGGTGCAGGTCACCGCCACCACGCTGCAGGAGGTCAAGACCTCCGAGGTGGGCACCAATATCTCGTTGAAGCAGATCAACACGGTGCCGCAGCTGACGCGCAACTTCCTGGAGTTTGCCGACACCGTGCCGGGCATGCAGTTCGAGACCGATGCCAATGGCAATAGCCGCATCCGTGGCGGCGCGCAGGCCAGCTCGGCAGTCAACGTCTATATCGACGGCGTGGGCCAGAAGAGCTACCTGTTCGGCGGCGTGTCCGGCCAGCAGCAGAGCGCGGGCAACCCGTTCCCGCAGCTGGCGATCGGCGAGTACAAGGTCATCACCTCCAACTACAAGGCCGAGTTCGACCAGGTCGGGTCGGCGGCGATCGTGGCGTCCACCAAGTCCGGCGGTAACGAGTTCCACGGCGAGATCTTCGGGCGCACCACCAATACCGATTTCCGTGCGCGCCAGGCCGACGAGCGCGCCGGTGCGCCCAACGCCGATGGCAACAAGCGCCAGACCCACCAGGACGAGTACGGCATGGCCTTCAGCGGGCCGATCGTCAAGGACAAGGCGCACTTCTTCCTCAGCTACGAAGGCAAGGGCTTCGAGGTGTCGGCCAATCCGGTGTCGGTGCCCGATAACTTCAGCAGCCTGCGCGACGATTTGCCGGCTGGCGTGCAAAGCCGCCTGGGCTCGGTCACCCGTCCCTTCAACGAAGACCTGTACTTCGGCAAGATCGATTGGGACATCGGCGACAACGACCGCCTGGAGCTCACCGCCAAGTACCGCGACGAAGAAAGCCGCGACAGCGTGGGCGATCGCAATACCGCCATCGCCGCCAAGATCAACCTCAATACCGAAGAGCGCTACGACCTGCGCTGGCAGCATTTCGGCGAGAACTACGTCAACGAAGCGCGCGTGTCGTACGAAGACGTGCTGTTCAACCCCACCGCCTACACCATCGGCAGCCAGACCGTGTACACGCGCGGCATTGCCGAAGACGATGTGCTGATCAACGACGACGCCACCAGCGGCCTGGCGATCCAGCGCAAGGGGCAGAAAGGCCCGAGCTTCCAGAACGATCTGACCTTCAACAACATCGAGTGGCACGGCAGCCACGTCATCAAGATGGGCGTGAAGTACAAGGAAGTGGAGCTGACCCAGAGCGAGAATTCGGCGGCCAACCCGTCGTTCTACTACGCGGTGGGCGATGGCGCAGGCACCGCGCCCATCCCCTACCAGGTGCGCTTCAATCTGCCGTTTGCCGGCGCCGCGCCGTCGGTCACCACCACCAGCAAGCAGCTTGGCCTGTACATCCAGGACGATTGGGACGTCAACGACAAGCTGCAGTTGAACATCGGCGTACGCTGGGATGGCGAGAAGATTCCGTCCTACCTGGACAACGTGACCCCGCCGGAAGTGGTCGCCGCATTGAACGGCCCCGGCACCGACCCGGCGGTCAGCGCCACCTATGCCGAGCAACTGGCCAAGGGTGGAGTGAACGTCAACGACTACATCAGCAACGGCCGTAATCGCAAACAGGACAACAACAACTTCGCGCCGCGCCTGGGCTTTTCCTACGACTTCCGTGGCGACGAATCGCTGGTGCTGTTCGGTGGCGCCGGGCGCAGCTACGACCGCAACCTGTTCGACATCATGGGCCTGGAGCAGGTCAAGTCTGCGCTGTCGCAGTACACCATCCGCTTTGTCGAATCCTCCGGTTGCACCCCGGCGGCCGGCACCTGCACCAACTTCAACCCGTCCTTTGTCAGCAATCCGGACAGCCTGGGCGGCCTGGTCGATGCACGTGTGCGCAACGGCGAGATCGACCTGCTCAACAACGATCTGAAGACGCCGTATTCGGACCAGTATTCGCTTGGCCTGCGTACCCGTGTGGGCGAGTGGAGCAATTCGGCCACGGTGTCCTACATCCACAGCAAGGATGGTTTGATCCTCACGCTGGGTAATCGCTATCCCAACGGCGATTTCTTCCAGGCCGGTGCGCAGCCGTGGACCCAGTCACCGGCGGGCTTCGGCAACCTGATCATCGGCAACAACGGTGTCGAAACCAAGACCGCGCAGTTGCTGTTGTCCACCGACAAGGCCTACACCAAGGAAAGCGGCTGGGGCCTGACCGCGGCGTACACGTTCTCGCGCGCACGCGGCAATCGCGGCAACGACGATCAGTACGGCTTCGATGCCGCGACCATCGCCAATTACCCGTTCCTGGATCTGAACTCGGTGCCGCGCCACCGGCTGGTGCTGACCGGGATCTACGACCTGTTCTGGGGCATCAGCGCCTCGGCCAAGCTGACCCTGGCCACGGTGGCGCCGCGCAACGAGGCGGTGTCCTACGATCTCTATGGCGGCCCGCCATCGGACAACATCCGCATCGTCTCGGTGGATGCGCCGGGCGGCAAGTTCATCGCCGGTGGCGACATCTTCGGCACGCGCCAGCTGGATCTGTCCTTGTCCAAGGACATGCATGTCACCGACGCACTCACCGTGCAGGTGCGCGGCGATCTGATCAATGCGCTGAACTTCCGCAACTACGATCAGTACTCCATCGACTGGGGCGATGCCGGCGTGTACAACCCGCGCGTGAGCATCAACCAGTACGGCGCGATCTCCACCCCGCCGCGCACCCTGTTTTTGAGCGCCCGCATCATCTGGTAA
- a CDS encoding TonB-dependent receptor, with amino-acid sequence MKTHRTVSTLPARSLLCCALAASLFATTPAMAQSSNATLRGQVASAQSGSEVVVTNLATGSVRRAPVNANGNYTIVGLQPGTYKVESNGVSRTVTLSVASSATVDLGTETATAPAGDATTLDTVTVSAPMIRDVKTSEVGNTISARQIQQLPQATRNFLEFADTVPGMVFQVDGNGNTKLRGGASNASAGNLYIDGVGQKSYVRSGGVAGQSDTQGNPFPQLAIGEYKVITSNYKAEYGQISGAAITAATKSGTNEFHGEAFYRYTDQDLRDKRPDEEENGKIDSQTKEYGFALGGPIIQDRMHFFVAYEGKENVAPKSVQPSAEAAAFVNQLPADLASQYGPANMPFEEDLFFGKIDFEPTDRDRIELSTIYRDETQTANVGGTNTLAQATDKINKDKRTNLRWQHSADNWFNEVIVGTENSENNPTPRTLGNGIIYTYFQPRAGSTDIDERTFLTTGSAGGANAQRKSQKGWFLQNDLTFTSFQWHGEHTIKMGVNYKDIELTSQDSAALNPQFSYRVNGGSVESTPYRVDFIAPYTTPGQRATVVSPSKQYGIYLQDDWAATDKLMINIGVRWDYEDTPAYTDFVTSQAFVDALYANDAENPGQPWANRLLPSGINVANYISTGNNRKNFKDAWAPRFGFSYDIFGDEAAIVHGGAARSYDRNLFEQLALETSKAALSPVAVYFENPATQQCYRADRTCVAFDPRYLNGIDQLNTIPGVAGSAELFMFNNKLKTPYSDQYSIGITNQVGDWLTDVTFQRILSYDGFAMGLINRYPDGSYFQNGNVPWGEPVPGYQNTILGSNGLEQRNSQVLLSADKPYTKESGWGLTLSYTHTSARQNRNIDEPYGFDKATIRGYPFVKSDAVAAHRFVASGSIDGPWGVTFGAKLVLATPEPINTIACFGFTDPDGATCQQVGVTPPGSGKFLVGGDIWGYRTVDFQATKEFTVVGDFKLNARVNLLNAFNFKNYSAYAYNGFGSNGQFDPDIAINTSGEINYVPRSVVLEIGAKF; translated from the coding sequence ATGAAGACCCACCGTACCGTCTCCACCCTACCGGCGCGCAGCCTGTTGTGCTGCGCCCTGGCCGCCTCGTTGTTCGCCACCACTCCGGCCATGGCCCAGTCCAGCAACGCCACGTTGCGCGGCCAGGTCGCCTCCGCACAGAGCGGCAGCGAAGTCGTCGTCACCAACCTCGCCACCGGCTCGGTGCGTCGCGCGCCGGTCAATGCGAACGGCAACTACACCATCGTCGGTCTGCAGCCGGGCACCTACAAGGTCGAGTCCAACGGCGTCAGCCGCACGGTCACCTTGTCGGTGGCCTCCAGCGCCACCGTCGATCTCGGCACCGAGACGGCAACCGCCCCGGCTGGCGATGCGACCACGCTGGACACGGTGACGGTCAGCGCGCCGATGATTCGCGACGTCAAGACGTCGGAGGTGGGCAACACCATTTCCGCGCGGCAGATCCAGCAGTTGCCGCAGGCCACGCGTAACTTCCTGGAGTTTGCAGACACCGTGCCTGGCATGGTGTTTCAGGTGGACGGCAACGGCAACACCAAGCTGCGCGGCGGTGCATCCAACGCCAGCGCCGGCAATCTGTACATCGATGGCGTGGGCCAGAAGAGCTACGTGCGCAGCGGCGGGGTCGCCGGCCAGAGCGACACGCAAGGCAATCCGTTCCCGCAACTCGCCATCGGCGAGTACAAGGTGATCACCTCCAACTACAAGGCCGAGTACGGCCAGATCAGTGGCGCGGCGATCACGGCGGCCACCAAGTCCGGCACCAACGAGTTCCACGGCGAAGCGTTCTACCGTTATACCGATCAGGACCTGCGCGACAAGCGGCCGGACGAGGAAGAAAACGGCAAGATCGATTCACAGACCAAGGAATATGGCTTTGCCTTGGGGGGGCCGATCATCCAGGACCGCATGCATTTCTTCGTTGCCTACGAGGGCAAGGAGAACGTCGCGCCCAAGAGCGTGCAACCCAGCGCAGAGGCCGCCGCGTTCGTCAACCAACTGCCTGCGGATCTGGCCAGCCAGTACGGCCCGGCCAACATGCCGTTCGAGGAAGACCTGTTCTTCGGCAAGATCGATTTCGAACCCACCGATCGCGATCGTATCGAGCTGAGCACGATCTACCGCGACGAAACGCAAACCGCCAACGTCGGCGGCACCAATACGCTGGCGCAGGCCACCGACAAGATCAACAAGGACAAGCGCACCAACCTGCGCTGGCAGCACAGTGCCGACAACTGGTTCAACGAGGTCATCGTCGGTACCGAGAATTCGGAGAACAACCCGACTCCGCGCACGCTGGGCAACGGCATCATCTACACCTATTTCCAGCCACGTGCCGGCTCCACAGATATCGATGAGCGCACATTTTTGACCACCGGCTCGGCCGGTGGCGCGAATGCGCAGCGCAAGAGCCAGAAGGGCTGGTTCCTGCAGAACGACCTGACCTTCACCAGCTTCCAGTGGCATGGCGAACACACCATCAAGATGGGTGTGAACTACAAGGACATCGAACTCACCTCGCAGGATTCGGCGGCGTTGAATCCGCAGTTCAGCTACCGCGTCAACGGCGGCAGCGTGGAATCCACGCCATATCGCGTGGACTTCATTGCGCCCTACACCACGCCCGGCCAGCGCGCCACGGTGGTCTCGCCGTCCAAGCAGTACGGCATCTACCTGCAGGACGACTGGGCCGCCACCGACAAGCTGATGATCAACATCGGCGTGCGCTGGGATTACGAAGACACACCGGCCTACACCGACTTCGTGACCTCGCAAGCCTTCGTCGACGCGCTGTACGCCAACGACGCGGAAAACCCCGGCCAACCGTGGGCCAACCGCCTGCTGCCGAGCGGCATCAACGTGGCGAACTACATCAGCACCGGCAACAACCGCAAGAACTTCAAGGATGCCTGGGCGCCGCGCTTCGGCTTCTCGTATGACATCTTCGGCGACGAAGCTGCCATCGTGCATGGCGGTGCGGCGCGTTCGTACGACCGCAACCTGTTCGAGCAGCTGGCTCTGGAAACCAGCAAGGCGGCGTTGTCGCCAGTGGCGGTGTATTTCGAAAATCCGGCAACCCAACAGTGCTATCGCGCTGACCGTACGTGCGTGGCGTTCGACCCGCGTTATCTCAACGGCATCGATCAGCTCAACACCATTCCCGGTGTGGCCGGCAGCGCCGAGCTTTTCATGTTCAACAACAAGCTCAAGACGCCTTACAGCGATCAGTACAGCATCGGCATCACCAATCAGGTGGGCGACTGGCTGACCGATGTGACCTTCCAACGCATCCTGAGCTACGACGGGTTTGCAATGGGCCTGATCAACCGTTACCCGGATGGTTCCTACTTCCAGAACGGCAACGTGCCGTGGGGCGAGCCGGTGCCGGGCTACCAGAACACCATCCTGGGCAGCAACGGCCTGGAACAGCGCAACAGCCAGGTGCTGCTGTCGGCCGACAAGCCGTACACCAAGGAATCCGGGTGGGGCCTGACCTTGTCCTACACCCATACCAGCGCGCGCCAGAACCGCAACATCGACGAGCCTTACGGCTTCGACAAAGCCACCATCCGCGGCTATCCGTTCGTCAAATCCGACGCCGTGGCCGCACATCGCTTTGTCGCATCCGGTTCGATCGACGGCCCGTGGGGCGTGACCTTCGGTGCCAAGCTGGTGCTGGCAACGCCCGAGCCGATCAACACGATCGCCTGCTTCGGCTTCACCGATCCCGATGGTGCGACCTGCCAGCAGGTCGGCGTTACCCCGCCGGGCAGCGGCAAGTTCCTGGTCGGAGGCGACATCTGGGGCTATCGCACGGTGGACTTCCAGGCCACCAAGGAGTTCACCGTGGTCGGGGACTTCAAGCTCAACGCGCGCGTGAACCTGCTCAACGCGTTCAACTTCAAGAACTACAGCGCGTACGCCTATAACGGCTTCGGCAGCAACGGGCAGTTCGATCCGGACATCGCCATCAACACCAGCGGCGAGATCAACTACGTGCCGCGCAGCGTCGTGCTGGAAATCGGCGCCAAGTTCTAG
- a CDS encoding tryptophan halogenase family protein encodes MGVWWFERGQLAPFVCPSSLDQERAGMIPAPLRNIVIVGGGTAGWMAAAAFARVLGPTFNVQLIESEQLGTVGVGEATVPHIKAFNNLLGIDEAEFVRQTQGSFKLGIAFVDWQRPGTSYIHGFGTQIGHPLGLLPFHQYWIKQHLRGKAQQLGAYTLNTVAAVRGKFMTSAGDVPANSPLANIAYAYHFDASLYARFLRGFAEARGVRRIEGMVDRVHLHPESGHVVSLQLASGQLIAGDLFIDCSGFRGLLIEDALHTGYHDFTHWLPCDRALAVPSENVGPPTPYTRSTACAAGWQWRIPLQHRTGNGYVYSSVHISDDEAAASLLANLDGKPLGDPRPLRFTTGRRKQFWNRNVVALGLASGFLEPLESTSIHLIQSGISKLLELFPREGISPVLVQRYNDRLAFEFDRIRDFLLLHYHATERDDSAFWRHCRTMPITPELQATLDLFRDSGRFYRNAEEMFAEISWVQVMVGQGILPQGYHPLVDQVPDRDAEGFLASVAQTIGHCVDVMPTHQQFIDRYCKAAAPR; translated from the coding sequence ATGGGCGTTTGGTGGTTCGAACGGGGCCAGCTGGCCCCGTTCGTTTGTCCGTCTTCCCTTGATCAGGAACGTGCAGGCATGATCCCCGCTCCACTTCGCAACATCGTCATCGTCGGCGGCGGTACCGCTGGCTGGATGGCGGCCGCCGCCTTTGCGCGCGTGCTTGGCCCCACCTTCAATGTGCAGCTGATCGAGTCCGAACAGCTGGGCACCGTCGGTGTGGGCGAAGCCACCGTGCCGCACATCAAGGCCTTCAATAATCTGCTCGGCATCGACGAAGCCGAGTTCGTGCGCCAGACCCAGGGCAGCTTCAAGCTCGGTATCGCGTTCGTCGACTGGCAGCGCCCCGGCACCTCCTACATCCATGGCTTCGGCACCCAGATCGGGCACCCGCTCGGGCTGCTGCCGTTCCATCAGTACTGGATCAAGCAACACTTGCGCGGCAAGGCGCAGCAGTTGGGCGCCTATACGCTCAACACCGTAGCCGCGGTGCGCGGCAAGTTCATGACCTCGGCCGGCGATGTGCCGGCCAATTCACCGTTGGCCAACATCGCCTACGCGTATCACTTCGATGCCTCGCTGTACGCGCGCTTCTTGCGCGGCTTTGCCGAAGCGCGCGGCGTGCGCCGCATCGAAGGCATGGTGGACCGTGTGCACCTGCATCCCGAGTCGGGCCATGTGGTGTCGCTGCAGCTGGCGTCCGGCCAGCTCATCGCTGGCGATCTGTTTATCGATTGCTCGGGCTTTCGCGGCCTGTTGATCGAAGACGCGCTGCACACCGGCTACCACGACTTCACCCACTGGCTGCCGTGCGACCGCGCCCTGGCGGTGCCTAGCGAAAACGTCGGCCCGCCCACGCCGTACACGCGCTCCACTGCGTGCGCGGCCGGCTGGCAGTGGCGCATCCCGCTGCAGCACCGCACCGGCAACGGCTATGTGTATTCCAGCGTGCACATCAGCGACGACGAAGCCGCCGCCAGCCTGCTCGCCAACCTGGATGGCAAGCCCTTGGGCGACCCGCGTCCGCTGCGCTTCACCACCGGCCGGCGCAAGCAGTTCTGGAACCGCAACGTGGTTGCGCTGGGGCTCGCCAGCGGCTTTCTGGAGCCACTGGAATCGACCAGCATCCATCTGATCCAGTCCGGCATTTCCAAGTTGCTGGAGCTGTTCCCGCGCGAAGGCATCAGCCCGGTGCTGGTGCAGCGCTACAACGACCGGCTGGCGTTCGAGTTCGACCGCATCCGCGATTTCCTGCTGCTGCACTACCACGCCACCGAACGCGACGACAGCGCGTTCTGGCGGCACTGCCGCACCATGCCGATCACCCCCGAACTGCAGGCAACGCTGGACCTGTTCCGCGACAGCGGGCGCTTCTACCGCAATGCCGAAGAGATGTTCGCCGAGATCAGCTGGGTGCAGGTGATGGTGGGCCAGGGCATCCTGCCGCAGGGTTACCACCCGTTGGTGGATCAGGTACCCGACCGCGATGCCGAAGGCTTTCTGGCCAGCGTGGCGCAGACCATCGGCCACTGCGTGGATGTCATGCCGACCCATCAGCAGTTCATCGATCGCTACTGCAAGGCGGCTGCGCCGCGCTGA
- the pyrF gene encoding orotidine-5'-phosphate decarboxylase: protein MSRAPLPLAAHERLIFALDVPGHDEAIAWVDRLGESVSFYKIGMELLASGEYFHVLDALAKRNKRVFVDLKFFDIPATVAGNIRRLSQWPVSYCTVHGWHAGMLQAAAEANQGDMRLLAVTVLTSMGRPDLAAMGIDREPVDVVVERALAAQAAGIDGVIASGQEAGPIRRATGPGFSIVCPGIRPGGPVGDDQQRTVGVAQAFTDGANAIVVGRPIRLAADPAAAAAAIQDEIRAVVPQHRD from the coding sequence ATGAGCCGCGCACCGTTGCCGCTGGCCGCGCACGAGCGGCTGATCTTCGCGCTGGACGTGCCCGGCCATGACGAGGCGATCGCCTGGGTGGACCGGTTGGGCGAGTCGGTGTCCTTCTACAAGATCGGCATGGAACTGCTGGCCTCGGGCGAGTACTTCCATGTGCTCGATGCGCTGGCCAAGCGCAACAAGCGCGTGTTCGTCGACCTGAAGTTCTTCGACATCCCCGCCACCGTGGCCGGCAACATCCGCCGCCTGTCGCAGTGGCCGGTGAGTTATTGCACCGTGCACGGCTGGCATGCCGGCATGCTGCAGGCCGCCGCCGAAGCCAACCAGGGCGACATGCGCCTGCTGGCGGTGACCGTGCTGACCTCGATGGGCCGCCCGGACCTGGCCGCGATGGGCATCGACCGCGAACCGGTGGACGTAGTGGTGGAGCGCGCGCTGGCCGCCCAGGCTGCCGGCATCGACGGGGTGATCGCCTCCGGCCAGGAAGCCGGCCCTATCCGCCGCGCCACCGGCCCGGGGTTTTCGATCGTCTGCCCCGGCATCCGCCCCGGCGGCCCGGTTGGCGACGACCAGCAACGCACCGTGGGCGTGGCGCAGGCGTTCACCGATGGCGCCAACGCGATTGTGGTCGGCCGGCCGATCCGCCTGGCTGCCGACCCGGCCGCCGCTGCCGCCGCCATCCAGGACGAGATCCGCGCGGTTGTGCCACAGCACCGAGACTGA
- a CDS encoding 5'-nucleotidase, lipoprotein e(P4) family: MDAMRPSLYAPLSLLACTVLALSACKPADKSPAQPAAASADAAGTASATPATPASTLPAGDDNLNAVLWMQRSEEYRAVAEQTYRAAADKLDAALKQPNWDALVPEERGNAASGLKPAVVLDVDETVLDNSPYQARLLRDGKEYDELSWDQWVAEKKAKPIPGVVDFAKAANARGITLIYISNRAVHLKDATLANLRSAGLPVADDSVFLGLGTVVKGCEQNGSEKNCRRQLAGQTYRVLMQFGDQLGDFVQVTANTGQARGALLQQYHDWFGERWWMLPNPSYGGWEPAQFNNDSSQSWQTRHDAKRAALEVAR, from the coding sequence GTGGATGCCATGCGCCCCTCGCTTTACGCACCGTTGTCCCTGCTCGCCTGCACCGTGCTGGCCTTGAGCGCCTGCAAGCCCGCCGACAAGTCGCCGGCGCAGCCTGCGGCCGCCTCCGCCGATGCTGCCGGCACGGCGTCTGCCACGCCCGCGACACCTGCCAGCACGCTCCCGGCCGGCGACGACAACCTCAATGCGGTGCTGTGGATGCAGCGCTCGGAGGAATACCGCGCCGTGGCCGAGCAGACCTACCGCGCTGCGGCCGACAAGCTCGATGCCGCGCTCAAGCAACCCAACTGGGACGCGCTGGTCCCCGAAGAACGCGGCAATGCCGCCAGCGGGCTGAAGCCGGCGGTGGTGCTGGACGTGGACGAGACCGTGCTGGACAACTCGCCCTATCAGGCGCGCCTGCTGCGCGACGGCAAGGAATACGACGAGTTGAGCTGGGACCAGTGGGTGGCCGAGAAGAAGGCCAAGCCGATTCCGGGCGTGGTGGATTTCGCCAAGGCCGCCAACGCCCGCGGCATCACCCTGATCTACATCTCCAACCGCGCAGTGCACCTCAAGGACGCCACCCTGGCCAACCTGCGCAGCGCCGGCCTGCCGGTGGCCGACGACAGCGTGTTTCTGGGCCTGGGCACGGTGGTCAAGGGCTGCGAGCAGAACGGCAGCGAGAAGAACTGCCGGCGCCAGCTGGCCGGGCAGACCTACCGCGTGCTGATGCAGTTCGGCGACCAGCTGGGCGACTTCGTGCAGGTCACCGCCAATACCGGCCAGGCGCGCGGCGCATTGCTGCAGCAGTACCACGACTGGTTCGGCGAGCGCTGGTGGATGCTGCCCAATCCCAGCTATGGCGGCTGGGAGCCGGCGCAGTTCAACAACGATTCTTCCCAATCCTGGCAGACCCGCCACGACGCCAAGCGCGCCGCGCTGGAGGTGGCCCGATGA
- a CDS encoding YceH family protein, which translates to MTETSPPPVLDTAQARVLGCLIEKEATTPDAYPLTVNAAQVAANQKTAREPVLNLQTGVVHHALRQLETLGLVRQQFSSRAERYEHRLGSVLDLTRQQVALIGLLLLRGPQTLGELFARSERLARFNDADDVRHHLDRLIQRSLAVQLPRASGQREDRYMHLLGGELDLDALQAAAATRESTPRGADSAALEARVQSLEEQLQELREQVTALRTRLGE; encoded by the coding sequence ATGACAGAGACCTCGCCACCGCCCGTTCTCGATACCGCCCAGGCCCGCGTGCTTGGCTGCCTGATCGAAAAAGAGGCCACCACCCCGGACGCCTACCCGCTCACCGTCAACGCCGCACAGGTGGCCGCCAATCAGAAGACCGCGCGCGAGCCGGTGCTGAACCTGCAGACCGGCGTGGTGCATCACGCGCTACGCCAGCTGGAAACGCTGGGCCTGGTGCGCCAGCAGTTCTCCTCGCGTGCCGAGCGTTACGAACACCGGCTGGGCAGCGTGCTGGATCTGACGCGCCAGCAGGTGGCCCTGATCGGCCTGCTGCTGTTGCGCGGCCCGCAAACCCTGGGCGAGTTGTTCGCGCGCAGCGAGCGGCTGGCGCGCTTCAACGATGCCGACGACGTGCGCCATCACCTGGACCGGCTGATCCAGCGCAGCCTGGCGGTGCAACTGCCACGCGCCAGCGGCCAGCGCGAGGACCGCTACATGCATCTGCTCGGCGGCGAGCTGGATCTGGACGCGCTGCAGGCCGCAGCTGCCACGCGCGAGAGCACGCCGCGCGGCGCCGACAGCGCTGCGCTGGAAGCGCGCGTGCAGAGCCTGGAAGAGCAGCTGCAGGAACTGCGCGAGCAGGTGACCGCGCTGCGCACCCGCCTGGGCGAGTAA
- a CDS encoding STM4011 family radical SAM protein: protein MHLSLLYRGRLSSCNYACDYCPFAKTYDSPAALRRDAQDLARFVGWAQAQTRPLSILFTPWGEGLVRRHYRDAMVQLSQLPQLRRVAIQTNLCTGMRWLDAANLDRLALWCTYHPSQVTRAAFLRRCQALRERGVRHSVGMVASHAHMDEIEALRAALPAATPMWLNAFDPRPPDYYTPEQVQRLSRIDPHFGYNLAPPPSFGAPCLTGESVLSVDGDGTVRRCHFVATPLGNLYDGSFAAQLRARSCPNTRCDCFIGYVHRPDLPFQADYAGGVLERVPATV from the coding sequence ATGCATCTGTCATTGCTCTATCGGGGACGGCTGAGCAGCTGCAATTACGCCTGCGATTACTGCCCGTTCGCCAAGACCTACGACAGCCCCGCCGCGCTGCGCCGCGATGCGCAGGATCTGGCGCGGTTCGTCGGCTGGGCACAGGCGCAGACGCGGCCGTTGTCGATCCTGTTCACGCCCTGGGGCGAGGGCCTGGTGCGGCGGCATTACCGCGATGCGATGGTGCAGCTGAGCCAACTGCCGCAGCTGCGCCGGGTGGCGATCCAGACCAACCTGTGCACGGGCATGCGCTGGCTGGATGCGGCCAATCTCGACCGCCTGGCGCTGTGGTGCACCTACCATCCCAGCCAGGTGACGCGCGCGGCCTTCCTGCGGCGCTGCCAGGCGTTGCGCGAACGCGGCGTGCGCCACAGCGTGGGCATGGTGGCCTCGCACGCGCACATGGACGAGATCGAGGCGCTACGTGCTGCGCTGCCTGCCGCCACGCCGATGTGGCTCAACGCCTTCGATCCGCGCCCGCCGGACTACTACACGCCCGAGCAGGTGCAGCGCTTGAGCCGGATCGATCCGCATTTCGGCTACAACCTCGCCCCGCCGCCCAGCTTCGGCGCGCCCTGCCTGACCGGCGAGTCGGTGCTGTCGGTGGATGGCGACGGCACCGTGCGGCGCTGCCACTTCGTCGCTACGCCGCTGGGCAATCTCTACGACGGCAGTTTCGCCGCGCAGCTGCGTGCCCGCAGCTGCCCCAATACGCGGTGCGATTGCTTCATCGGCTACGTGCACCGGCCGGACCTGCCGTTCCAGGCCGACTATGCGGGCGGCGTGCTGGAACGGGTGCCGGCGACTGTGTGA